A section of the Thunnus albacares chromosome 6, fThuAlb1.1, whole genome shotgun sequence genome encodes:
- the fzd4 gene encoding frizzled-4, which translates to MPGMMVSLTGAVLLLLSGLLGSLCVVQGFGDEVEEMTCDPIRISMCQGLGYNVTKMPNLVGNVLQSDAELQLTTFTPLIQYGCSSQLKFFLCSVYVPMCTDKVPIPIGPCGSMCLSVKRKCLPVLHEFGFIWPEVLNCSLFPPQNDHNHMCMEGPGDEDPPYYPVRHPPHQEECQALGPAPDQYTWLKQTDSCALQCGYDSGLYRRGAKVFTDAWMAVWAVLCFLSTTLTVLTFLLDSQRFSYPERPIIFLSMCCNLYSVAYLVRLTLGRERVSCDLDAAAVPILVQEGLKSTGCAIVFLLLYFFGMASSLWWVILTLTWFLAAGLKWGHEAIEMHSSYFHIAAWAIPAVKTIVILIMRLVDADDLTGLCYVGNQQQEALTGFVVAPLATYLLIGTLFICAGLVALFKIRSNLQKDGAKTDKLERLMVKIGVFSVLYTVPASTVIGCYLYQLSHWGEFKASTRDSYVASEMLRIFMSLLVGITSGMWIWSAKTLHTWQRCSARLLRDGRASRGGKRAPGEGWIKPGKGNETVV; encoded by the exons ATGCCCGGGATGATGGTGTCGCTCACCGGGGCAGTCTTGCTCCTCCTGTCCGGGCTGCTCGGTTCGCTCTGCGTGGTGCAGGGTTTCGGCGACGAGGTGGAGGAGATGACCTGTGACCCGATCCGGATCAGCATGTGCCAGGGTCTCGGTTACAACGTCACCAAGATGCCCAATCTGGTCGGCAACGTGCTGCAGTCGGACGCCGAGTTGCAGCTGACCACGTTTACACCGCTCATACAGTACGGCTGCTCCAGCCAACTCAAG ttcttCCTGTGCTCAGTCTATGTGCCAATGTGCACAGACAAGGTTCCCATCCCTATTGGTCCGTGCGGTagcatgtgtctgtctgtcaagaGGAAATGTCTCCCAGTGCTACACGAGTTTGGTTTCATTTGGCCTGAG GTGCTCAACTGCAGCCTCTTCCCACCTCAGAACGACCACAATCACATGTGTATGGAGGGTCCAGGGGATGAGGACCCACCCTACTACCCGGTCCGCCATCCTCCCCACCAAGAGGAGTGTCAGGCCTTGGGACCTGCGCCCGACCAATATACCTGGTTGAAACAGACCGATAGCTGCGCTCTCCAGTGCGGCTACGACAGCGGGCTCTACAGACGGGGGGCCAAAGTCTTCACAGACGCTTGGATGGCGGTGTGGGCTGTGCTGTGCTTCCTCTCAACTACCCTGACGGTCCTGACATTTCTGCTGGATTCACAGCGCTTCTCATACCCCGAAAGGCCCATCATCTTCCTGTCCATGTGCTGTAATCTGTACAGTGTTGCCTACCTG GTACGGTTGACTCTGGGGAGGGAACGTGTTTCCTGTGACCTGGACGCAGCAGCAGTACCGATTCTAGTACAAGAAGGGTTAAAGAGCACTGGATGTGCCATAGTCTTCCTCCTGCTCTATTTCTTTGGCATGGCCTCCTCACTCTG GTGGGTGATCCTGACCCTGACATGGTTCTTGGCTGCTGGACTAAAGTGGGGCCATGAAGCCATTGAAATGCACAGCTCCTACTTCCATATAGCAGCCTGGGCTATACCAGCTGTCAAAACCATTGTCATCCTCATAATGAGACTGGTGGATGCAGATGACTTGACTGGACTCTGTTATGTTGGCAACCAGCAGCAGGAGGCGCTCACAGGCTTTGTGGTGGCACCGCTGGCTACATACCTTCTCATAG GAACGCTGTTTATCTGTGCCGGTCTGGTAGCTCTTTTCAAGATCCGCTCCAATCTGCAGAAGGATGGTGCCAAGACAGACAAGCTGGAACGTTTAATGGTGAAGATCGGAGTGTTTTCTGTTCTCTACACTGTTCCAGCGTCCACCGTCATTGGCTGTTACCTCTACCAGCTCTCTCACTGGGGGGAGTTCAAGGCCAGCACCCGAGACTCATATGTTGCATCAGAGATGCTTCGAATCTTCATGTCACTGCTTGTAGGCATCACGTCGGGTATGTGGATCTGGTCAGCGAAGACCCTCCACACCTGGCAGCGCTGCTCTGCCCGCCTACTAAGGGACGGCAGGGCGAGCCGAGGGGGCAAGAGGGCACCGGGCGAGGGCTGGATCAAACCAGGAAAAGGCAACGAGACAGTGGtgtga